In Candidatus Defluviibacterium haderslevense, the following are encoded in one genomic region:
- a CDS encoding TfoX/Sxy family protein — protein sequence MAFNESLANRIRIALGHLSNVEEKHMFGGVCFMVNDKMCVGVVKDDMMCRIDPALDHEVLEKPGCRPMDFTHRPMKGYVYINEEGRASKKDFDYWIGLCLEFNSRAKQSKKKNKK from the coding sequence ATGGCTTTCAACGAATCCTTAGCCAACCGAATCAGAATTGCATTAGGACATTTATCCAATGTCGAAGAAAAACACATGTTTGGAGGTGTCTGTTTTATGGTTAATGATAAAATGTGTGTCGGAGTCGTAAAAGACGATATGATGTGTCGCATCGATCCGGCATTAGATCATGAAGTTCTCGAAAAACCAGGATGCAGACCCATGGATTTTACACATCGCCCCATGAAGGGATATGTTTATATTAATGAGGAAGGAAGAGCATCCAAAAAAGATTTTGATTATTGGATAGGATTGTGTCTTGAATTTAATTCAAGAGCGAAACAGAGTAAAAAGAAAAATAAGAAATAA
- a CDS encoding sigma-70 family RNA polymerase sigma factor yields MSIEEAVKAIRLNEGTRSQVISSIYHDTMLKGTVCKYVMNHQGSLDEALLVFNDMIVQFVKTGFSDHSSTLAGDLNPYLMGIAKYLWFAELKKKLASHYESFDMDIHQGVTKEEPESLFLTKERRKVLIELLSLLRSNCKDVLMHWANGFSMVEIAEKLNYQSEGMARKKKSQCFKELLDYLHAHPHLKDQLI; encoded by the coding sequence TTGAGCATTGAGGAAGCAGTGAAGGCAATCAGACTGAATGAGGGGACAAGATCTCAAGTCATAAGTTCCATATATCATGATACCATGTTAAAAGGCACTGTCTGTAAGTATGTGATGAATCATCAAGGAAGCTTGGATGAAGCTTTGCTTGTTTTTAATGATATGATCGTACAGTTTGTTAAAACGGGATTTTCGGATCATTCTTCAACTTTAGCAGGTGACTTGAATCCGTATTTAATGGGTATCGCTAAGTATTTATGGTTTGCAGAATTGAAGAAGAAGCTGGCATCGCATTATGAGTCTTTTGATATGGACATTCATCAAGGGGTCACCAAGGAAGAACCCGAATCACTTTTTTTGACCAAGGAACGAAGGAAGGTACTGATTGAATTATTAAGCTTATTGAGGTCTAACTGTAAAGATGTATTGATGCATTGGGCTAATGGATTTTCAATGGTTGAAATCGCAGAGAAGTTGAATTATCAATCTGAAGGCATGGCCAGAAAGAAAAAAAGTCAGTGTTTCAAAGAATTATTAGACTACCTGCATGCTCATCCGCATTTAAAAGATCAACTGATTTGA
- a CDS encoding CHAT domain-containing protein, with product MLILLLPFHSTAQLSPETLDTLDQLFKEKNYVAFLTKIRKTEEKNTKSDDIRCDLEDMTHFVERQIITNDPNIIFEKRKTNMRHAFIYKKLGDYQTALKYYLIAHSLVEDKDCLDTFAWFIENEICNIYTRLGNFEAGKYFSLLTENSLIYYQSWENLSRFYSNEGSRLYWSNNLSESKRIYLEGLNIASLYEYNRGILSNSQGLVQIYLTLNQKDSAKFYLDLGEKKLPSLEDDKYYLGYRSDFEDKKSKYYKLLKDYSQFGIWSRKSIATLLEQYNGNSKSREIAKSCFVQGMNYFEQNKLDSAEIYYQNGMQFLIPNKINILLPENRNQLYPENTFIELFDLKSKILHQQYNQSQLKDAKKRINYLLEAIQYNELILWMLNNTMQDLLSDETKLSSISQSKLYVGQGLEFIFKLLFNLAINDNDSLIRTYFNYSKSQLVNTKIQNKHDVDKQDFKTKEKIRALHDSIITIESLEEKTDDQNLRLIQFKFEIENILKHLEQSILNKIYPKNYIEYSVQQDYIYRLAQLNNKIYFDRIGETAKFDSLFKIFIDTLVNKDPNQDAPIYKQISDFLLQGIDSILPYEFTVIPDANISFIPFDCLKDPFNKNLIEYHLISYSHTYGNSISKDHSNSKEIFTLAPQYPPCLNLPSIERGSFYELKHSLEECQSIQNYYPDAKSLSRHITKNNLLDTLTNASIFHFAGHGKVSNDSSYLLLANNQEHLRYEDISNYYNNLDLVVLSACETGLGAWNPGDGSKSLAKAFIESGTGAVVYSLWNMNDISTQKIMGYFYQYLSKGQAKDEALRNAKLSYINEFSGDKKQNFYWAGFVATGDMAPILHTNPILHFFQNYWVNGVMFCTILIISIIYLTTKRKN from the coding sequence TTGTTAATATTACTACTGCCTTTTCATTCGACAGCACAGCTTAGTCCGGAGACCTTGGATACCCTGGATCAATTGTTTAAAGAAAAAAATTATGTTGCATTTCTTACCAAGATTAGAAAAACAGAAGAAAAAAATACAAAGTCAGATGATATCCGATGTGATCTGGAAGACATGACTCATTTTGTAGAAAGGCAAATTATTACTAATGATCCAAATATTATATTTGAAAAGCGAAAAACAAATATGCGTCATGCTTTCATATATAAGAAATTGGGTGATTATCAAACGGCTTTAAAATACTATTTAATTGCTCATAGTTTAGTTGAAGATAAAGATTGTTTGGATACATTTGCATGGTTCATTGAAAATGAAATTTGCAATATTTATACTCGATTAGGTAATTTTGAAGCAGGAAAATATTTTAGTTTACTCACTGAAAATAGTTTGATCTACTATCAAAGCTGGGAGAATTTAAGTAGGTTTTATTCAAACGAAGGAAGCAGATTGTATTGGTCTAATAATTTATCAGAATCTAAAAGAATTTACTTAGAAGGACTTAATATAGCTAGCCTATATGAATATAATCGAGGAATTTTATCCAATTCTCAAGGTTTGGTCCAAATATATCTAACATTAAATCAAAAAGATTCAGCCAAATTTTATTTAGATCTAGGAGAAAAAAAATTACCGTCTCTTGAGGATGATAAATATTATTTAGGATATAGGTCTGATTTTGAGGATAAAAAATCAAAGTATTACAAATTATTAAAGGATTACTCTCAGTTTGGGATTTGGTCCAGAAAATCAATTGCAACTTTATTAGAACAATACAATGGCAATTCCAAATCAAGAGAAATTGCAAAATCCTGTTTTGTTCAGGGAATGAATTATTTTGAACAAAATAAACTTGATTCCGCAGAAATATATTATCAAAACGGAATGCAGTTTCTTATACCTAACAAAATTAATATATTACTTCCCGAAAATCGCAACCAATTATATCCTGAAAATACATTTATTGAATTGTTTGATTTAAAATCAAAAATATTACATCAACAATACAATCAATCACAATTAAAAGATGCAAAAAAAAGAATTAATTACCTCCTAGAAGCAATTCAATATAATGAACTCATTTTATGGATGTTAAATAATACAATGCAGGATTTACTAAGTGATGAAACTAAATTATCATCTATTTCACAAAGTAAATTATATGTAGGACAGGGTTTAGAATTTATATTTAAGTTATTATTTAATTTGGCAATTAATGATAACGACAGCTTGATTAGAACTTATTTCAATTATTCGAAGTCACAGCTAGTCAACACTAAAATACAAAATAAACATGATGTTGATAAACAAGATTTTAAGACAAAAGAAAAAATAAGAGCCCTTCATGATAGCATTATTACAATTGAATCACTGGAAGAGAAAACGGACGATCAAAACCTTCGATTAATTCAATTTAAATTTGAAATTGAAAACATTCTTAAACATTTAGAACAAAGTATATTAAACAAGATTTATCCAAAAAATTATATAGAATATTCGGTTCAACAGGATTATATTTACAGATTAGCTCAATTAAATAACAAGATCTATTTTGATCGAATTGGAGAAACAGCTAAATTTGACAGCTTATTTAAAATATTTATTGATACTTTAGTCAATAAAGATCCAAACCAAGATGCTCCGATCTACAAACAAATATCTGACTTCCTATTGCAGGGAATAGATTCCATTCTACCCTATGAATTTACAGTTATTCCTGATGCCAATATTTCATTTATCCCATTCGACTGTTTAAAAGATCCATTTAATAAAAATTTAATTGAGTACCATTTGATCAGTTATTCACATACTTATGGAAATTCAATATCAAAAGACCATTCCAATTCAAAGGAGATATTTACGCTAGCTCCTCAATACCCCCCTTGCCTTAATTTACCTTCAATAGAAAGAGGTTCCTTTTATGAACTTAAGCATTCTTTAGAAGAATGTCAAAGTATCCAGAATTATTACCCTGACGCGAAATCATTAAGTCGACATATTACTAAAAATAATCTATTAGACACATTAACCAATGCTTCCATCTTTCATTTTGCCGGACATGGGAAAGTTAGTAATGATTCTTCCTATTTACTCCTGGCTAATAATCAAGAGCATCTTCGCTACGAAGATATCAGTAATTATTATAATAACTTGGATTTAGTCGTATTAAGCGCTTGTGAAACGGGTCTTGGAGCATGGAATCCTGGTGATGGATCCAAAAGCTTAGCAAAGGCCTTTATTGAATCAGGCACTGGTGCAGTTGTATATAGCCTTTGGAATATGAATGATATTTCAACCCAGAAGATCATGGGCTATTTTTATCAATATCTTTCAAAAGGTCAAGCAAAAGATGAAGCCCTTAGAAATGCCAAACTTTCTTATATCAATGAATTTTCAGGAGATAAAAAACAAAATTTTTATTGGGCAGGATTTGTTGCCACAGGTGATATGGCACCGATTCTACATACGAATCCTATACTTCATTTTTTTCAAAATTATTGGGTCAATGGGGTAATGTTTTGCACAATTTTAATCATATCTATAATATATCTAACTACAAAACGAAAAAATTAA
- a CDS encoding LytTR family transcriptional regulator — MIKEGHQAVLIESNTELPCKKFITNYYPECKVIQKDMDHKFMIQYVQDNNVDLVFVDLAVDQVNQVLDQLSRFQVCLILFGTQQQYSKLNIKQTFHHLISDSFDLEKMHTVILQITQHLNLQQLRHKISRLTHIITHLNDLRISISSKEGYEVIHIINILRIEAARSYCVVYFFNGAKILISKPLNALEKKLPTGMFLRIHSSHLVNVCAINKCIKSDGYSIVLDNGQQFPIASRRKEHVMSFFNSIA; from the coding sequence ATGATTAAAGAAGGCCACCAAGCGGTATTAATAGAATCCAATACAGAATTACCTTGTAAGAAATTTATCACCAATTACTATCCAGAATGTAAGGTGATTCAAAAGGATATGGATCATAAATTCATGATTCAATATGTCCAGGACAATAATGTGGATTTGGTATTTGTGGACTTAGCTGTTGACCAGGTAAATCAAGTCTTAGATCAACTGTCCAGATTTCAAGTGTGTCTGATTTTGTTTGGAACACAACAACAATATTCCAAATTAAATATCAAGCAAACCTTCCACCATTTGATTAGTGATTCCTTCGATCTTGAAAAAATGCATACCGTCATTTTACAAATAACACAGCACCTCAACCTTCAACAACTACGTCACAAAATAAGTAGACTAACCCACATCATAACACACTTAAACGATTTAAGGATAAGTATTTCTTCTAAGGAAGGATATGAAGTAATCCACATCATCAATATCCTAAGGATTGAAGCAGCGAGATCCTATTGCGTCGTTTATTTTTTTAATGGAGCTAAGATCCTCATTAGCAAACCACTCAATGCATTGGAGAAAAAACTACCTACAGGAATGTTCCTACGGATTCATTCATCGCATCTGGTTAATGTATGTGCCATCAACAAATGCATAAAATCAGATGGTTATTCTATAGTTTTAGACAATGGACAACAGTTTCCGATTGCGAGCCGCAGAAAAGAGCATGTGATGAGCTTTTTCAATTCCATTGCATAA